One window from the genome of Nicotiana tomentosiformis chromosome 5, ASM39032v3, whole genome shotgun sequence encodes:
- the LOC104089899 gene encoding zinc finger protein ZAT11-like: MKMVVLPIKREREGEFDTITTMANYLMLLSRQANNFDNINKSPNRVFECKTCNRQFSSFQALGGHRASHKKPRLMGELNFHQLSTSPPKPKTHECSICGVEFPIGQALGGHMRRHRAILNENNNIQVPHVVKKSNSRRVLCLDLNLTPLENDLEFKLGKSSPVVDCFL, from the coding sequence ATGAAAATGGTGGTTCTACCAataaagagagaaagagaaggTGAGTTTGATACCATTACAACCATGGCCAATTACTTGATGCTTCTCTCTCGCCAAGCAAATAATTTTGACAATATCAACAAATCTCCTAATCGAGTTTTCGAGTGTAAAACTTGCAATAGACAATTTTCTTCATTTCAAGCTCTCGGCGGTCACAGGGCAAGTCATAAGAAGCCAAGATTAATGGGAGAATTGAATTTTCATCAGTTGTCAACTTCTCCTCCTAAACCAAAAACACATGAGTGTTCAATTTGTGGGGTTGAGTTTCCTATAGGTCAAGCTTTAGGTGGGCATATGAGAAGGCATAGAGCTATATtgaatgaaaataataatattcaAGTTCCTCATGTTGTAAAGAAATCAAATAGTCGGAGAGTTTTATGTTTGGATTTGAACTTGACCCCTTTGGAGAATGATTTAGAGTTCAAGTTGGGGAAGTCATCTCCTGTAGTTGATTGCTTCTTGTGA